The sequence TGTGTGGCGGTTGAGCAAGATGAAACCATTGCCACTGCTATTTTCGAGAGCGGCGATCGCGTCACCAGTGATTTAATTATTGGCGCTGATGGTATCCACTCCACAGTCCGCGAATATGTCACCGGTCAACCCATCACTCCCCGCTATGCGGATTATGTCAACTGGAATGGCTTAGTTCCTGCGAGTGACGATCTCTGCGAAGCGGATAACTGGGTGATTTATGTGGGAGAAGGGAAACGGGCGTCGATGATGCCAGTGGGCGATAATCGCTTTTACTTCTTCTTTGGTTGTCCGATGGCAAAAGGAACGACAGTGGAACCGAAAGACCGCCAAGCAGAGTTAAAAGAAATTTTTGCGGGTTGGCCGAAAGCTGTACAAAATTTAATTGAACGCCTGAACCCTCTCGAAACCAATCGTCTAGAAATTTCGGATTTGGATCCCCTAGAAACCCTCGCCAAAGGTCGCATTGCCCTCTTAGGAGATGCGGGACACGCCACCACCCCAACCTTAGGACAAGGGGGTTGTCAGGCGATTGAGGATGCGGAAATGCTCAGTCGTTTCTTGGTCAGTACGAATATCAGCGTTGCCGATGCCCTGAAGCGGTATGAAGCAGCGCGAAAAGACCGGGTGAGTCAACTGGTATTGAAAGCCCGCCAACGAACCGCCACTATCTACGGCAAGGATGAAAGTACCACTGCCGCTTGGTATCAACAACTCTCCCAAGAACCGGAAAGCAACGTGATTGATTCCCTCGCCAAAGTCATTGTGGGGGGTCCGTTGCAATGAATCCTGATACCTATACCGATGCTGCCCTCTCGGAAACGACCCCAACTGAAAATCCCCTGACTGTAAAATTGCTGGGGATGCTAGCCCTCGTTTCTGCTTTAATTGCCATTGGCTTTGCCTCGATTTGGTTAGTGGTAGCAGAAAAAGAACTGACTCCCCTGACCACAATTTTTTACCGGTTATCTGGGGCAGCGGTTACACTGGCACTTTGGCAAGGCGTACAACGCTTATGGCAAAAAAGAGAGCAACCGCAATACGATCGCGCAACGATTTTCTTGCTAGTCTTTGCTGCCGCTAGTTTTTCCACGTCTCTCGTCTTGCTGGGATGGTCACTCACTCAAACCAGCGTCGCCAACGGAACATTGCTTTATAACAATATGCCAGTGTTTACGGCGCTATTTGCTTGGGTGTTTCTCGGGCAACGGTTTTCCCTCAAGTTTCTGTTGGGATTGGTGATTGCCTTAGCTGGAGTGATCGCCATTGGACTCAGCGATTTTCAACTGGCCGATGTGGATGTAAAAGGCGATTTAGCGGCGATTCTTGCCTCGATGCTAGCGGCGACGAGTTTACTCTGTTTTGAAAAACTCCGGCAAACGCTTACTTCTGGGATGATTATGCTTTGGGTGAGCGTGGTTGGTGGCATTCTCTTATTACCGTTGGTGATCTGGCAAGGAGGGCAATTCTTTCCCACTTCTTTACAGACGTGGTTGGCAGTGTTGAGTTTAGCGGTAATTTCTCAAGGCATTGGTCAGGGCTTACTCACCTATTGTGTGGGCTTATTTTCCGCCGGATTAATTGCGGTTTGTATGCTCTCCATTCCAGTGATTGCTGCCCTCGCCAGTGCGATCTTATTTGGCGAACACCTTCCTTTAGGCAACTGGATTGCCTTTGCTGTGGTGTTATTGGGCATTTACTTTGCGCTCACTGCCAAACAAGAAGTAGCTGCTAGTTCTCCCTTACAGAACTCTGCTGGCAATTGATTTGCCCCAACGGTCTGATCACATCTATCAACATCATAATGACTGGAAAATTAACCACACACGTTCTCGATACGGCCCACGGTTGTCCGGCTGCAGGGCTCAGTTTAACCTTTTGGCTAATTGAAAACAGCGAGTACACCTTGCTAAAAACCACTAAAACCAATGCCGATGGACGCACCGATGAACCCCTTTTAGGTGCAGAGTCATTGCAAGTGGGTGTGTACGAAATCATTTTTGAGGTAGCCTCTTATTTCCAACGCTATGATCAATCTCTTCCTAATCCGGCTTTTCTGGATGTGATACCGATTCGCTTTGGAATTGCCGATACCAACAGCCACTATCATGTCCCGCTTTTAGTCTCACCTTGGTCTTATAGTACCTATCGCGGAAGTTAAATTTTGTCATTCGTCATTGGTCATTCATCACTAGCTGTCAATATGAAATATTCGCTAGCAACACTGAACCAGATGGAACAAGAAGCCTTTAGCAAGGCACTGGGTCATATTTTTGAGCATAGTCCGCACATTGCCGCTGCAACGTCGGAAAAACGACCGTTTAATAGCTTAAATGACCTCCATTATCAACTGATGGCAACGGTACGATCGCTGCCTTTAGAAGAACAAGACACCCTAATCAAAAAACATCCCGATCTGGCAACCAAAACCCAAATGGCAGATGCCTCTGTCCAAGAACAGACGGATGCGGGATTGAATACCTTAACCCCAGACGAATACAACCGCTTTCAAGAATTAAACCAAGCCTATCGTGCTCAATTTGGCTTTCCCTTTATTATTGCCGTGCGCAACCATAACAAAGCCAGTATTCTAGATGCCTTTGTCCATCGCCTCGAAAATTCTCTGGAGAGAGAAAGAGCCAGCGCGATCGACGAAATTTCTAAAATTGCTTACTTCCGCTTGTTGGATGTTGTGGAGTAAGCCAACAAAGTTATTGTGTGAGGAGTGTTGAAATTATGAATAATCAAGTTTCTCGAAGCTTTATTGCGAGTTTCGCTGTTTTTGTGACGGGTATGCTCACTTTCGGAACTACCCTTCCGGCAAAAGCACAAATGAATTCAGTTTACCAAATGTCGGATGTCGAACCCACAGATTGGGCATTTGAAGCGCTGCGATCGCTGATTGAACGTTACGGTTGCATTGCCGGCTATCCTGATGGTACGTTTCGCGGCAATCGCGCTATGTCTCGCTACGAATTTGCTGCCGGTCTCAATCGTTGTCTGGAAAATATTAGTCGCTTGATTCTTGATGAGGGTCAAACTGTTTCTCAGGCTGACTTAGAAGTGCTCAAACGTTTACAATCAGACTTTGACCAAGAATTAAGTCGGCTTGCTACTCGCGTCGATAATTTAGAAGGTCGGGTAGCAGTTTTAGAAGATACCCAATTTTCTACAACCACCAAACTTACGGGTAACGTTTACATGAACCTAACCGGTGCAACGGCAAGTGATGACATCTTGGTGGAAACGAATAATTTAGATACGCCTTTAAATTTGCGTCGTGCTGGACGAGACGAAGATGGCGATCCCCTAGTGAGAACGGAAACCGATGATCCGGAAGTAACATTTAGTTACTACACTCTAATCAATTTCAACACCAGTTTTACCGGACGTGATCAATTGGTGACTCAATTTGCCGTGGGCAATGGCAATTCTCCTGCCAATAGCTTTGTCTCAGCAGGATTATTTAACACCTTCGGAACTCCTTTTACTGACCAAACCGGAGCGCCTAATGCAGGAGAATTCACGATCCGTGAATTATTTTATGCGTTCCCAGTTAGTGAAAACTTTCAAGCAGTGGTCGGACCCAGAATCAACTGGTATCGCTACTTTGACGGAAACAGTTATACTTTCTTTTTACGAGGGGCAAGCAGCTATAATGCCAGTGGTGGAACGCTAGCTAACCCTGTAGATCGCGGTGCCGGAGCTGTACTTTTATGGGATATTAATGACCAGTTCGGATTTAACATTGGTTACTTGGGAGAAAATACAGAATTTTTACCCTCGGAATTTTTCAACACAGTTTCTGATGCGGATGAAGGTCTATTTGGGGGAACCTGGTCGGCAACGGCGCAACTGACTTATGAACCCAGTGCTAACGCTACAATTCGCCTGTTCTACACGCGTTCTCAATCCGATAATAATGTTCCCTTATTTGATGAAGAGGGTAATCTCACTGGTTTTGGTGTCGGTGGTGCTGTGGGGGAACCGATTTATGGCGTCGCCGATGATGGCTTCGGCGGGACAATTGATCCAACCAATGCCAATACAATTGGACTGAATTTTGAGTGGGAATTTGCCCGTAACCTTGGGCTGTTTGGACGCTATACCTATGCCAATGCGGATATTGAACCCGACAATCCTGATATTTCCGGTGGAGACATCAATATGCAAGCGTTTCAACTGGGACTTGCCTTTCCTAATTTGGGGAAAGAAGGGGCGCTAGGAACGTTCTCCTTTGTTGTTCCCTTTGATGTGTTAGATGGAGAAGAGTTTCTGGTCTCTGGTGCTGGCGATGGCGGAACGCAATTGGATTTTGAAGCGACCTATTTCTATCCCATCAATGATAATTTATCTCTGGTTCCTGCGGTTTATGTGATTGCCAATCCCAATAATTTTGACGAGAATGGCACGATTGTTGTGGGAAATCTGAGGATGCAGTTTAGTTTCTAATTCGTTTTTAACACCTAGTATAAAGAGCGAACCGGTGTTCGCTCTTTATTACTGGAAATTACTCAAATCGTATCGGAGATAACATCAATTAACTGACGTAGTGTATACAGTATACAAAATGCAAACGAGACATTTCAAGCGATTATGGAATACACCTTCCAATTTTCAGTGGTGTGGAATAACCTTGGCTTATTTGTGCAGGGGGTTTTACTCACATTGCAGATTGTTAGTGTCGCGATCGCGCTGGGCTTAATCCTCGGCATGATTGGCGCGTTAGGCAGAACGTCCGATAACCGGATTCTCAACTCGATCGCGTTGGCTTATGTTGAGTTTTTCCGCAATACCCCGTTTTTAATTCAACTCTTTTTCTTCTACTTTGCCCTACCGAATCTGGGGGTGAAAATGTCCCCTTGGCAAGCGGCTGTCTTAGCCCTGGCGATTAATTTTGGTGCCTATGCTACAGAGATTATCCGCTCGGGAATTGAAGGAATTAGCGCTGGACAAGTGGAAGCCGGAAAAGCCCTGGGGTTAAAGCCCTTACAGATTTTTCGCCACATCATTCTCATTCCAGCCCTGGCAAATATTTATCCCGCTTTGATGAGTCAAGTAGTCATTGCAGTTTTGTTTAGTTGTGTCGTTTCCCAAATTTCTGCTGAAGAACTCACCTTTGTCGGGAATTATCTTCAATCCCGCACTTTTCGCAGTTTTGAGATTTATTTAACCATTTCTTTAATTTATGTGGCGCTGGTTTGGTCGATCAAACTCATTGCCTTTTTGATTCAGAGAAAGTTTTTTGCCTTTACTCAATACACCCGTTAACCCAATGGAAGAGTTTACCTTTTCACAAATTCTGACGAATCTCCTCTTAGCAACACGCTGGACGATTGTTCTTTCCGCGATCGCGTTTTTTGGCGGTGGCGTCGTCGGGTTTCTCGTCATGCTGATGCGGATTTCTCCTAATCCGGTGATCAGAGGTGTCAGCACCCTTTATATCGAATTTTTTGAAGCAACACCGCTATTAATGCAACTATTCCTCGTCTTTTTCGGGATTTCCGTTGTGATCGGTTTAAATGTGTCGGCTTGGGTTGCCGCGACCATTGCGCTGACAACTTATAGTAGCGCCTTTTTAGCGGATATTTGGCGAGGGTCTGTAGAAGCCATTCCGCGCGGTCAGTGGGAGGCGTCGCGAGCTTTAGGACTGAGCTATTTCAAGCAACTGAGCAACATTATTCTCCCGCAAGCGGTTCGGATGTCAATTCCGCCCACGGTGGGCTTTGCCGTGCAAGTGATCAAAGGAACCTCCCTCGCCTCCATTATTGGTTTTATTGAACTCACGCGATCGGCATCTTCCATCAGTAATGTCACCTTTGAACCCCTACTGGTTTATTCCTTAGCTGCAATCATCTACTTCTGTCTGTGTTTTCCCCTTTCTCTGTGGAGTAGACGCTTAGAAAATCGCTTCTCCTATGTCAACGTTTGAAATTGAATCGTGAGTGATCATAATGCTTCAACCACTACTTCGTTCTCTCTCCCGTCAACTGGGCTTATCTGCGCTTAGCCTCAAAGTTGTCTTTGCCCTTGCAATTAGTCTGATCTTTAGTGTCAGTATTATTTCTTGCTCGAATCAATCCATTACTTCGCAAGAGGTGGTGACAGATAATGCTAACGCTCAAAGCGAAACTACCGCTCAAGGGAATCCCTCAACTGGTGGAACCCTCGATAATATCCTCAGCGCCGGTGTTGTAAAAATCGCTGTTCCCCAAGATTCTCCCCCCTTTGGTTCGGTGGGTACTGATGGCAAACCTCAAGGCTACGACGTGGAGGTTGGGAAGCTCATTAGTGAGGCGTTAGAGGTAAATTTAGACCTGATTCCGGTTACCAGTACGAACCGCATCCCTTATTTAGAAACAGGGCGAGCAGATATCGTCATTTCTAGTTTAGGGGCAACCCCAGAACGAGCACGATCCATTTACTTTTCTTCCATGCCCTATGCCCCTTTCTTTTCTGGGATTTATGGTTCAGCAAGTGTTGATGTATCGAGTTACAAAGACTTGGCTGGATATACCGTTGGCGTTACCCAAGGTTCTTTAGAAGACTTAGAAGTAGCGGAAAAAGCACCAGAAAGTGTAACAATCAAACGCTTTGAAGATAATAGCTTGACCATTTCTGCTTTACTCTCAAAACAAGTTGATCTCATTGCAACCGGAAACACTATTGCCGGAAAAGTGATGAAAAGCAATCCCAAAGAAGGAATTGAAAATAAATTTGTGATGAAGAACTCGCCTTGTTACATTGGCGTGCGTCGTGGCGATTTGGATATGTTGCAGTGGATTAATGTTTTCATTCGCCACAAGCGTTTCTCCGGTGAATTTGATGCCTTATCCCAAGAGTGGTTTGGTGAATCCCTCGAAAGCTTACCTGCTTTCTAGTCCTCTCAAACCGTAGCCGTTTATTGATATTAGGAGTAAGAATCATGGAAGAAAAGCAAGCCCAAACCACTAACATCGCTGTCGAGAGTAACGAACCGGTGATTACAGTGAAAGAGGTTGAAAAGTGGTATAGTAACGGCTTTCATGCGCTACGAGGCGTGAGTCTCAATGTTGATCGGGGTGAAGTGGTCGTGGTCATGGGACCTTCTGGTTCCGGGAAATCCACGTTTATTCGCACCTTTAATGCCCTAGAACCCTATCAAAAAGGGCGGATTATTATTGATGGCATTGAACTGACCCCCAAGATGAAAAATGTCGATGCCGTTCGTCGGGAAGTGGGCATGGTCTTCCAGCAATTTAATCTCTTTCCCCACCTGAGTGTACTTGATAATGTGATGCTTGCGCCGAGAAAAGTCCGTGGCTGGCAGAAAGGGAAAGCCCAAGATGTAGCGTTTGAATTGCTCGATCGCGTTGGGATTCTCAATCAAGCCAATAAATATCCCGGACAACTTTCCGGGGGTCAACAACAACGGGTCGCGATCGCGCGCGCACTGGCGATGCAACCGAAAGTGATGCTCTTTGATGAACCCACCTCTGCCCTTGACCCAGAAATGGTGCGAGAAGTGCTCGATGTCATGCGGTCTTTAGCGAATTCTGGAATGACAATGGTGTGTGTCACCCATGAAGTCGGTTTTGCCCGAGAAGTTGCCGATCGGGTGGTGCTTATGGCAGATGGTCAGATCATGGAAACAGCAACGCCAGCCGTCTTTTTCCAAAATCCGAAGCATGAACGCAGTCGCCAATTTCTCTCCCAAATTCTGCACTAAGGCATGACTTCTATTCCTCACAAAGTATGGGCAAGCCTAAATCTCAAATCGTTATAGAGATCGGGAATATCCTAATGATTCAGTCTCATCGCCAGTCAACGACTAGTAGTGACTCTCCCTTAACATTGCCTGCCAAATATCTGTTGGTCACAGCAAGCCCTAATTAGTTCCTCACGACTTAATTAGATAGTTAAACCGAGTTGAACTCCCAACACTGCATGAATGACCATAATGACTAACGCTAAGCTTCCAATGTAAGCATGAGCAGTTCGCAGTTGTTGTTTTCCGCCGCCAAATCCAGTTAGAGAAATCAAACCATTGGCTGCCAGTAAGCCTAAAACAATTGAACCTGTCCAGAAGTGAGGACTTTCTAAAATCGGTTGTTCTTGCATCACCAGAGATAAGACTCCTCCTACATAGCCCAATGCCATAAAAGTAAACATCCAAGGGGCAAGTTTACGATGATTCGTTCTATTTTCCACGGCCATTGTTTGATTACCAAGCATCCGACCTTTCCAACCGGTGATCCCAACAAAAGTTCCCATCACAAAAATGACAATTCCCATCATCGCAGGATGTCCCCAGTGCGTAATGGGTTCAGGAAGGTTGAGGGAGCGAAAAAAAGCAGCGATTGGTTCTAAGTATATTTTTATAGTATGCATTATGCTTACTTTAAAGATAAATAAATTTTCAACTTTAAAAAAGTGATGAAATTAACCAAGCTACATAAATAATTATGCTAGCCCAAATAGTGATATCAATTATTAGAGGACGCTTTGGGATTGGTTTTGGTTGATTTGTATCCATAGATTTAAAATCCGTAATTTGATATGGTTTCATATCTCTGACATGGCTTAATGGAAATCCTAACTGTTTTCGCTGTTCATAATACCGTTGAGCCGTTTTTCGGGCTAAAGCTCGAATTCGTCCAATGTATCGTGTTCGCTCAGTCACTGAAATAACGCCTCTCGCTTCTAATAAATTAAAGGTGTGAGAACATTTCAGAACATAATCTAAACTTGGCAAAACTAAACCTTTCTCGGTTAACTGCATTGCTTCTTGTTCGTAGAGAGTAAACAATTGGAACAGTAACTCAGGATTTGAAGCTTCAAAGTTATAGATACATTGTTCTATTTCGCCTTGGAGATGGACATCTCCATAATTCAGGTCATCATTCCATTGAATTTTAGGCAGCGCATCAACGTCTTGTAAATACATTGCAATCCGCTCTAAACCATAGGTAATTTCTATAGAAACCGGATGACAATCAAGTCCGCCACATTGTTGGAAGTAGGTGAATTGGGTAATTTCCATTCCATCTAGCCAAACTTCCCAACCGACTCCCCAGGCGCCTAAAGTGGGAGATTCCCAATTATCCTCCACAAATCGCACATCATGATCTTCCGGTTG is a genomic window of Cyanobacteria bacterium GSL.Bin1 containing:
- the hpxO gene encoding FAD-dependent urate hydroxylase HpxO, with protein sequence MYNLKVTIIGAGIGGLTTGIALKNIGYDVDIYDRTRELRPAGAGISLWSNGIKVLNRLGLGEKVANIGGQMNRMEYRSHKDERLSAVDLRPLVERVGERPYPVARTDVQQMLLEAFGSEKVHLGWKCVAVEQDETIATAIFESGDRVTSDLIIGADGIHSTVREYVTGQPITPRYADYVNWNGLVPASDDLCEADNWVIYVGEGKRASMMPVGDNRFYFFFGCPMAKGTTVEPKDRQAELKEIFAGWPKAVQNLIERLNPLETNRLEISDLDPLETLAKGRIALLGDAGHATTPTLGQGGCQAIEDAEMLSRFLVSTNISVADALKRYEAARKDRVSQLVLKARQRTATIYGKDESTTAAWYQQLSQEPESNVIDSLAKVIVGGPLQ
- a CDS encoding EamA family transporter, with the protein product MNPDTYTDAALSETTPTENPLTVKLLGMLALVSALIAIGFASIWLVVAEKELTPLTTIFYRLSGAAVTLALWQGVQRLWQKREQPQYDRATIFLLVFAAASFSTSLVLLGWSLTQTSVANGTLLYNNMPVFTALFAWVFLGQRFSLKFLLGLVIALAGVIAIGLSDFQLADVDVKGDLAAILASMLAATSLLCFEKLRQTLTSGMIMLWVSVVGGILLLPLVIWQGGQFFPTSLQTWLAVLSLAVISQGIGQGLLTYCVGLFSAGLIAVCMLSIPVIAALASAILFGEHLPLGNWIAFAVVLLGIYFALTAKQEVAASSPLQNSAGN
- the uraH gene encoding hydroxyisourate hydrolase gives rise to the protein MTGKLTTHVLDTAHGCPAAGLSLTFWLIENSEYTLLKTTKTNADGRTDEPLLGAESLQVGVYEIIFEVASYFQRYDQSLPNPAFLDVIPIRFGIADTNSHYHVPLLVSPWSYSTYRGS
- the uraD gene encoding 2-oxo-4-hydroxy-4-carboxy-5-ureidoimidazoline decarboxylase; this translates as MKYSLATLNQMEQEAFSKALGHIFEHSPHIAAATSEKRPFNSLNDLHYQLMATVRSLPLEEQDTLIKKHPDLATKTQMADASVQEQTDAGLNTLTPDEYNRFQELNQAYRAQFGFPFIIAVRNHNKASILDAFVHRLENSLERERASAIDEISKIAYFRLLDVVE
- a CDS encoding iron uptake porin, with the protein product MNNQVSRSFIASFAVFVTGMLTFGTTLPAKAQMNSVYQMSDVEPTDWAFEALRSLIERYGCIAGYPDGTFRGNRAMSRYEFAAGLNRCLENISRLILDEGQTVSQADLEVLKRLQSDFDQELSRLATRVDNLEGRVAVLEDTQFSTTTKLTGNVYMNLTGATASDDILVETNNLDTPLNLRRAGRDEDGDPLVRTETDDPEVTFSYYTLINFNTSFTGRDQLVTQFAVGNGNSPANSFVSAGLFNTFGTPFTDQTGAPNAGEFTIRELFYAFPVSENFQAVVGPRINWYRYFDGNSYTFFLRGASSYNASGGTLANPVDRGAGAVLLWDINDQFGFNIGYLGENTEFLPSEFFNTVSDADEGLFGGTWSATAQLTYEPSANATIRLFYTRSQSDNNVPLFDEEGNLTGFGVGGAVGEPIYGVADDGFGGTIDPTNANTIGLNFEWEFARNLGLFGRYTYANADIEPDNPDISGGDINMQAFQLGLAFPNLGKEGALGTFSFVVPFDVLDGEEFLVSGAGDGGTQLDFEATYFYPINDNLSLVPAVYVIANPNNFDENGTIVVGNLRMQFSF
- a CDS encoding ABC transporter permease subunit (The N-terminal region of this protein, as described by TIGR01726, is a three transmembrane segment that identifies a subfamily of ABC transporter permease subunits, which specificities that include histidine, arginine, glutamine, glutamate, L-cystine (sic), the opines (in Agrobacterium) octopine and nopaline, etc.); amino-acid sequence: MEYTFQFSVVWNNLGLFVQGVLLTLQIVSVAIALGLILGMIGALGRTSDNRILNSIALAYVEFFRNTPFLIQLFFFYFALPNLGVKMSPWQAAVLALAINFGAYATEIIRSGIEGISAGQVEAGKALGLKPLQIFRHIILIPALANIYPALMSQVVIAVLFSCVVSQISAEELTFVGNYLQSRTFRSFEIYLTISLIYVALVWSIKLIAFLIQRKFFAFTQYTR
- a CDS encoding ABC transporter permease subunit (The N-terminal region of this protein, as described by TIGR01726, is a three transmembrane segment that identifies a subfamily of ABC transporter permease subunits, which specificities that include histidine, arginine, glutamine, glutamate, L-cystine (sic), the opines (in Agrobacterium) octopine and nopaline, etc.); the protein is MEEFTFSQILTNLLLATRWTIVLSAIAFFGGGVVGFLVMLMRISPNPVIRGVSTLYIEFFEATPLLMQLFLVFFGISVVIGLNVSAWVAATIALTTYSSAFLADIWRGSVEAIPRGQWEASRALGLSYFKQLSNIILPQAVRMSIPPTVGFAVQVIKGTSLASIIGFIELTRSASSISNVTFEPLLVYSLAAIIYFCLCFPLSLWSRRLENRFSYVNV
- a CDS encoding transporter substrate-binding domain-containing protein; protein product: MLQPLLRSLSRQLGLSALSLKVVFALAISLIFSVSIISCSNQSITSQEVVTDNANAQSETTAQGNPSTGGTLDNILSAGVVKIAVPQDSPPFGSVGTDGKPQGYDVEVGKLISEALEVNLDLIPVTSTNRIPYLETGRADIVISSLGATPERARSIYFSSMPYAPFFSGIYGSASVDVSSYKDLAGYTVGVTQGSLEDLEVAEKAPESVTIKRFEDNSLTISALLSKQVDLIATGNTIAGKVMKSNPKEGIENKFVMKNSPCYIGVRRGDLDMLQWINVFIRHKRFSGEFDALSQEWFGESLESLPAF
- a CDS encoding ATP-binding cassette domain-containing protein; amino-acid sequence: MEEKQAQTTNIAVESNEPVITVKEVEKWYSNGFHALRGVSLNVDRGEVVVVMGPSGSGKSTFIRTFNALEPYQKGRIIIDGIELTPKMKNVDAVRREVGMVFQQFNLFPHLSVLDNVMLAPRKVRGWQKGKAQDVAFELLDRVGILNQANKYPGQLSGGQQQRVAIARALAMQPKVMLFDEPTSALDPEMVREVLDVMRSLANSGMTMVCVTHEVGFAREVADRVVLMADGQIMETATPAVFFQNPKHERSRQFLSQILH
- a CDS encoding DUF4079 family protein, coding for MHTIKIYLEPIAAFFRSLNLPEPITHWGHPAMMGIVIFVMGTFVGITGWKGRMLGNQTMAVENRTNHRKLAPWMFTFMALGYVGGVLSLVMQEQPILESPHFWTGSIVLGLLAANGLISLTGFGGGKQQLRTAHAYIGSLALVIMVIHAVLGVQLGLTI
- the glyQ gene encoding glycine--tRNA ligase subunit alpha; the encoded protein is MSSKDFQSVIASLNQFWRARACLIAQPYDTEKGAGTMSPHTFLRAIGPEPWSVAYIEPCRRPTDGRYGENPNRFQHYYQYQVLIKPSPPNIQNIFLDSLRALGIQPEDHDVRFVEDNWESPTLGAWGVGWEVWLDGMEITQFTYFQQCGGLDCHPVSIEITYGLERIAMYLQDVDALPKIQWNDDLNYGDVHLQGEIEQCIYNFEASNPELLFQLFTLYEQEAMQLTEKGLVLPSLDYVLKCSHTFNLLEARGVISVTERTRYIGRIRALARKTAQRYYEQRKQLGFPLSHVRDMKPYQITDFKSMDTNQPKPIPKRPLIIDITIWASIIIYVAWLISSLF